A stretch of the Myxococcota bacterium genome encodes the following:
- the ligD gene encoding DNA ligase D yields MADLRRYREKRDPNATPEPFGLDADARPIAPGAARIFVVQQHAARSMHWDFRVEIDGALVSFAIPKGPTLDPKEKRFAAQTEDHPLEYADFEGVIPKGNYGAGAMIVWDRGSYHTVEGHSPSEGLAAGKLDLLLAGHKLRGRFTLVRMKGEGGKSWLWLAKRRGEPPKGEVVENEPGSVLSGLTVAELGAGVSRSEEVESLARAAGAPLRALPDAALEPMLAESAEDAFTRDGWLFEVKYDGARVIAVKQRDGTPRLVARSGRDVTLAYPEIARAVRHLPVAECAIDGEVVALDERGRASFERLQPRFRNEPSPRGEIEIPLCYYAFDALSAMGHDLRAVPLAARKEILSHFVPRLGFVRFSDHVAGAGEALLEAAREAELEGIVAKRADSRYESGRRSKNWLKIKLPRTARLAIVGYSKGKGSREALGSVLLAWRLKGEWVYAGSAGSGLDDRRVAELRESLDAARVAEPQFKGEVPLRGVVFSKPELVCAVRYTEVTSQGMLRHPVFVGLVAGASLDECVAPVEVAGVPEPPPAPEPVPKKRQQDDGQPRLTRLEKVFWPAEGYTKGDLLAYYEVVWPWLAPYLKDRPLVLTRYPDGIEGKSFYQKNAPDFTPDWVTRQEIEGTDYFICNELRTLLYVVNSGAIPLHVWHSRIQSLDRPDWLVLDLDPKQAPFAHVVQIARHIHDMLDELGAAHFVKTSGQDGLHVLLPLAAALDHDDTRRLAEVLARAVVADLPKIATITRPVAARGDRVYVDYLQNGRGKLIASIFSVRPRLHAPVSMPLEWKRVTARLDPTKFTIKTAPAQLARTGDPMLGVLGPGVDAVELLGALAQRLGE; encoded by the coding sequence ATGGCGGACCTGCGGCGCTACCGCGAGAAGCGCGATCCGAACGCGACGCCCGAGCCGTTCGGCCTGGATGCCGACGCGCGTCCGATCGCGCCGGGCGCCGCGCGCATCTTCGTGGTGCAGCAGCATGCGGCGCGCTCCATGCACTGGGACTTCCGGGTCGAGATCGACGGCGCGCTCGTGAGCTTCGCGATCCCGAAGGGGCCCACGCTGGACCCGAAGGAGAAGCGCTTCGCCGCACAGACCGAGGATCACCCGCTCGAGTACGCCGACTTCGAGGGAGTCATTCCCAAGGGCAACTACGGCGCAGGGGCGATGATCGTGTGGGACCGCGGGAGCTACCACACGGTCGAGGGTCACTCCCCCTCGGAGGGGCTCGCCGCCGGAAAGCTCGACCTCTTGCTCGCGGGTCACAAGCTGCGCGGGCGCTTCACTCTGGTGCGCATGAAGGGCGAGGGCGGCAAGAGCTGGCTGTGGCTGGCCAAGCGCCGGGGCGAGCCGCCCAAGGGCGAGGTGGTGGAGAACGAGCCCGGGTCGGTGCTCTCGGGGCTCACCGTGGCGGAGCTCGGCGCAGGCGTGAGCCGCAGCGAGGAGGTCGAGTCACTCGCCCGGGCGGCGGGCGCGCCGCTGCGCGCGCTGCCCGACGCTGCGCTCGAGCCGATGCTCGCCGAGAGCGCCGAAGACGCGTTCACCCGGGATGGCTGGCTGTTCGAGGTGAAGTACGACGGCGCGCGCGTGATCGCGGTCAAGCAGCGCGACGGTACGCCCCGGCTCGTGGCGCGCAGCGGGCGCGACGTGACCCTGGCCTACCCGGAGATCGCACGCGCCGTGCGCCACCTGCCGGTCGCCGAGTGCGCGATCGACGGCGAGGTGGTGGCGCTGGACGAGCGCGGACGCGCCTCGTTCGAGAGACTCCAGCCGCGCTTCCGGAACGAGCCGAGCCCGCGCGGCGAGATCGAGATACCGCTCTGCTACTACGCGTTCGATGCTCTGTCGGCCATGGGCCACGACCTGCGCGCCGTGCCGCTCGCGGCGCGCAAGGAGATCCTGTCTCACTTCGTGCCGCGGCTCGGCTTCGTGCGCTTCTCGGACCACGTGGCGGGCGCGGGCGAGGCACTGCTCGAAGCGGCGCGCGAGGCGGAGCTCGAGGGCATCGTCGCCAAACGCGCCGACTCGCGCTACGAGAGCGGCCGCCGCTCGAAAAACTGGCTGAAGATCAAGCTGCCCCGCACGGCCAGGCTCGCGATCGTGGGTTACTCGAAGGGCAAGGGCTCGCGCGAGGCGCTGGGGTCCGTGCTGCTCGCGTGGCGCCTGAAGGGCGAGTGGGTCTACGCGGGCAGCGCGGGCTCGGGGCTCGACGACCGCCGGGTGGCAGAGCTGCGCGAGTCACTCGACGCGGCGCGCGTCGCCGAGCCGCAGTTCAAGGGCGAGGTACCCTTGCGCGGCGTGGTGTTCTCCAAGCCCGAGCTCGTGTGCGCGGTGCGCTACACCGAGGTCACCTCCCAGGGCATGCTGCGCCACCCCGTGTTCGTAGGGCTCGTCGCAGGCGCGTCGCTCGACGAGTGCGTCGCGCCCGTGGAGGTCGCGGGCGTGCCCGAACCGCCGCCGGCCCCCGAGCCGGTGCCAAAGAAGCGCCAGCAGGACGACGGCCAGCCGCGACTCACCCGGCTCGAGAAGGTGTTCTGGCCCGCCGAGGGCTACACCAAAGGTGACCTGCTGGCCTACTACGAGGTGGTCTGGCCCTGGCTCGCGCCCTACCTGAAGGACCGGCCGCTCGTCCTGACCCGCTACCCCGATGGCATCGAGGGCAAGTCGTTCTACCAGAAGAACGCGCCCGACTTCACGCCCGACTGGGTCACGCGCCAGGAGATCGAAGGCACCGACTATTTCATCTGCAACGAGCTGCGCACGCTCTTGTACGTGGTCAACTCGGGCGCGATTCCCTTGCACGTCTGGCACTCGCGCATCCAATCACTCGACCGGCCCGACTGGCTCGTGCTCGACCTCGACCCCAAGCAAGCCCCCTTCGCGCACGTGGTCCAGATCGCGAGACACATTCACGACATGCTCGATGAGCTCGGCGCCGCGCACTTCGTGAAGACCTCCGGCCAGGACGGCTTGCACGTGCTCCTGCCGCTGGCGGCCGCGCTCGACCACGACGACACGCGCCGCCTGGCCGAGGTGCTCGCGCGCGCGGTCGTGGCCGACCTGCCGAAGATCGCGACCATCACGCGGCCCGTGGCCGCGCGCGGCGACCGCGTATACGTCGACTACCTCCAGAACGGCCGCGGCAAGCTGATCGCGTCGATCTTCTCCGTACGCCCGCGTCTGCACGCGCCCGTGTCGATGCCGCTCGAGTGGAAGCGAGTGACCGCGCGCCTGGACCCCACGAAGTTCACGATCAAGACCGCGCCTGCGCAGCTGGCAAGGACCGGCGATCCGATGCTCGGCGTGCTCGGCCCGGGTGTCGACGCGGTCGAGCTACTGGGCGCCCTGGCCCAGCGCCTGGGCGAGTGA
- a CDS encoding nitroreductase family protein encodes MDALEALTTTRAMRRLKPDPVPEELLKRVIHAATCASSPGNSQGWDFVVVRDPAQRKRIGDVVRAQVLPRLVPIPDSGGVPVARLRMMRGAQYLASHFDAAPVVIFVCGASIYPPGNPYDEFVPAALYPAAQNLIVAARAMGLGTVFTTFHMMCEPQLREIIGLPASHRIQVTIPLGWPEGRFGPVARKPVEEVIHWDRF; translated from the coding sequence ATGGACGCCCTCGAAGCACTCACGACCACGCGCGCCATGCGCCGGCTGAAGCCCGACCCCGTGCCCGAAGAGCTCTTGAAACGCGTGATTCACGCGGCCACCTGCGCCTCGAGCCCCGGTAACTCCCAGGGCTGGGACTTCGTGGTCGTGCGCGACCCGGCCCAGCGCAAGCGCATCGGCGACGTGGTGCGGGCGCAGGTGCTGCCGCGCCTGGTGCCCATTCCGGACTCGGGCGGAGTGCCCGTCGCGCGCCTGCGCATGATGCGCGGCGCGCAATACCTCGCGAGTCATTTCGACGCGGCGCCCGTGGTCATCTTCGTCTGTGGCGCCTCGATCTACCCGCCCGGGAACCCCTACGACGAGTTCGTGCCCGCGGCGCTGTATCCGGCGGCGCAGAACCTGATCGTGGCCGCGCGCGCCATGGGTCTCGGCACCGTCTTCACCACGTTCCACATGATGTGCGAGCCGCAGCTGCGCGAGATCATCGGCCTGCCGGCCTCTCACCGCATCCAGGTCACGATTCCGCTCGGCTGGCCCGAGGGCCGGTTCGGGCCCGTCGCGCGCAAGCCGGTCGAAGAAGTCATTCACTGGGACCGCTTCTGA
- a CDS encoding DUF1254 domain-containing protein: MRVCLTLLLAAMLGCAGTKPAEKAAPEAAKTSPAADYHFANGYPTPETVQKAYDDADLIRAIQAYRFFYPTVSGAAIIRGNKDIGVMPNRVFGTLDGKPMHIGFTYNSDTPYGPIPLDLSSGPFVIELPAGPLIVVAIDVNQRWVADMGMPGPDAGKGGKHLLLPPGYKGKVPSGYFVWKSTTNNLIVGVRSLPVGGDLTAAIERIKTVKVHPLTPVKGWKPPTWIDLTPKPQDTTPLAWEDNFRYWQVLREVIESEPAFDEFRPYYGELAVLGIAKGKPFTPDTRMKGILDLAAKIGNAQMRVQSFADRRPERMVWNDRKWEWVGLQPKSGDFEAESYLDVDAREVWFYQAIGASPAMFRRGAGSGSVYWLGLRDAKGQYLDGAKSYKLTVPLPVPAKLFWSVTVYDTDTRSQVATDQGKAALRSLFELKDLKGGAAELYFGPSAPAGHEGQWIKTLPNKGWFAYFRVYGPEQAAFDGGWKPGDFEVVP; encoded by the coding sequence ATGCGCGTATGTCTCACTCTGCTTCTCGCCGCCATGCTCGGCTGTGCGGGCACGAAGCCCGCCGAGAAAGCGGCGCCCGAAGCAGCCAAGACCTCGCCCGCCGCCGACTATCACTTCGCGAACGGCTATCCGACGCCCGAGACGGTGCAGAAGGCGTACGACGACGCGGACCTGATTCGCGCCATCCAGGCGTACCGCTTCTTCTATCCCACGGTGTCCGGCGCGGCGATCATCCGGGGCAACAAGGACATCGGGGTGATGCCGAACCGCGTGTTCGGCACGCTCGACGGCAAGCCGATGCACATCGGCTTCACTTACAACTCCGACACGCCCTACGGCCCGATACCGCTGGACCTGTCCAGTGGCCCGTTCGTGATCGAGCTGCCTGCGGGGCCGCTGATCGTCGTGGCGATCGACGTGAACCAGCGTTGGGTGGCCGACATGGGAATGCCCGGCCCCGATGCCGGCAAGGGCGGGAAGCACCTGTTGCTGCCGCCTGGCTACAAGGGCAAGGTCCCGAGCGGCTACTTCGTGTGGAAGTCCACCACCAACAACCTGATCGTCGGCGTGCGGTCACTCCCCGTGGGCGGAGACCTGACCGCCGCCATCGAACGCATCAAGACGGTGAAGGTCCACCCACTGACTCCGGTCAAGGGCTGGAAGCCGCCGACCTGGATCGATCTCACTCCCAAGCCGCAAGACACCACACCGCTGGCCTGGGAGGACAACTTCCGGTACTGGCAGGTGCTGCGCGAGGTGATCGAGAGCGAGCCGGCGTTCGACGAGTTCCGGCCCTATTACGGCGAGCTCGCGGTGCTCGGGATCGCCAAGGGCAAGCCCTTCACGCCGGACACGCGCATGAAGGGGATCCTCGATCTGGCAGCCAAGATCGGAAACGCCCAGATGCGCGTGCAGTCGTTCGCCGACCGCCGGCCCGAGCGCATGGTCTGGAACGACCGCAAGTGGGAGTGGGTCGGGCTGCAGCCCAAGAGCGGCGACTTCGAGGCGGAGTCGTATCTCGACGTCGACGCGCGCGAGGTCTGGTTCTACCAGGCGATCGGCGCCTCGCCGGCCATGTTCCGCCGCGGCGCGGGCTCCGGCTCGGTCTACTGGCTCGGGCTGCGCGACGCCAAGGGTCAGTATCTCGACGGCGCGAAGAGCTACAAGCTGACCGTGCCGCTGCCGGTCCCGGCAAAGCTGTTCTGGTCGGTCACCGTGTACGACACCGACACCCGCAGCCAGGTGGCGACCGACCAGGGCAAGGCCGCGCTGCGCTCGCTGTTCGAGCTCAAGGACCTGAAGGGCGGCGCCGCCGAGCTCTACTTCGGACCCAGCGCTCCCGCGGGTCACGAGGGTCAGTGGATCAAGACTCTCCCCAACAAGGGCTGGTTCGCGTATT